The Candidatus Methylomirabilota bacterium region ACGTTCGCCGAGGTGACGAGAGTGCCGGCGGTGCGGCCGGCCTGGACGATCTTCGCGATGGCTCCGTCGATCGTCTTCTGCACCTCGGCATGACCGACGTCGCCGATGTGGCCCATCGAGGTGGCCAGGTCGCTCGGGGCCACGAAGAACACGTCGATGTGGTCGACCCGGAGAATCTC contains the following coding sequences:
- a CDS encoding aldolase/citrate lyase family protein — encoded protein: EILRVDHIDVFFVAPSDLATSMGHIGDVGHAEVQKTIDGAIAKIVQAGRTAGTLVTSANVEAYTRKGVRCIMASFFPWIQAGTKDLMDRAAAGAGGR